A part of Paenibacillus sp. sptzw28 genomic DNA contains:
- the fliE gene encoding flagellar hook-basal body complex protein FliE — protein sequence MLNQMTISMQPAARLTEPGARKDMTSPAEMTQSFGDYLKKAIDGVGSEEQNVQALTDKYMLGQVDVSEVMIASSQAELSLQLTSQIRNKVIEAYQDIMRTQI from the coding sequence TTGCTTAATCAAATGACGATCAGCATGCAGCCGGCGGCTCGGCTTACTGAGCCCGGCGCTCGCAAAGATATGACTTCACCGGCTGAAATGACGCAAAGCTTCGGTGACTATCTCAAAAAAGCAATTGACGGCGTAGGTTCAGAGGAGCAGAATGTACAGGCTTTAACCGACAAATATATGCTCGGGCAAGTGGATGTATCGGAAGTCATGATTGCATCGTCGCAAGCAGAACTCAGTTTGCAGTTAACCTCGCAAATCCGCAATAAGGTGATAGAAGCATATCAAGACATTATGCGGACACAAATCTAA
- the flgC gene encoding flagellar basal body rod protein FlgC, with the protein MKLSNGFDASASALTAQRLRMDVISSNIANAETTRAKFVNGRYEPYKRKMVVLEPNQSSFSDILNDQMNLSGSSLGVKATSIIEDTTPSKLVYNPGHPDADQNGYVKMPNVDITKEMVDMISASRSYEANVTALNATKGMFIKALEIGR; encoded by the coding sequence TTGAAGCTTTCAAACGGTTTTGATGCAAGCGCATCGGCCTTAACGGCGCAGCGGCTGCGAATGGATGTGATCTCTTCCAACATTGCCAACGCCGAGACTACGAGAGCCAAATTCGTTAATGGGAGGTACGAGCCCTATAAGCGGAAAATGGTCGTGCTGGAACCGAACCAATCATCCTTCTCCGACATCTTGAATGATCAAATGAACCTGTCAGGTAGTTCTTTAGGCGTAAAAGCGACCAGTATTATTGAGGATACAACACCTTCAAAGCTGGTGTACAATCCCGGACATCCCGATGCCGACCAGAATGGATATGTCAAAATGCCTAATGTCGATATTACGAAGGAAATGGTAGATATGATCTCCGCATCTCGTTCATATGAGGCTAACGTAACTGCGCTCAATGCAACAAAAGGCATGTTTATCAAAGCGCTTGAGATCGGAAGATAA
- the flgB gene encoding flagellar basal body rod protein FlgB, protein MTIDWKRGFSYMLLNGPEFNRLASAVGASELRQKVITNNVANADTPKFKRSDVIFEDYLEQSMGNGVPILAGRRTNPRHFAIGQSSEELQAKVVTDQNSVMNNNSNNVDIDREMTLLAKNQLNYNFYIQQVNHDVKMMRTAIDGRG, encoded by the coding sequence ATGACCATAGATTGGAAAAGGGGTTTTTCATATATGTTGTTGAATGGCCCGGAATTTAACAGATTGGCAAGCGCCGTAGGTGCATCTGAGCTGCGTCAAAAAGTGATCACCAATAATGTCGCAAATGCCGATACTCCGAAATTTAAACGTTCGGATGTCATTTTTGAGGATTATTTGGAGCAGAGCATGGGTAACGGTGTGCCGATTCTAGCGGGAAGACGCACGAATCCTCGCCATTTTGCCATAGGCCAATCTTCCGAAGAGCTGCAAGCAAAAGTTGTTACGGATCAAAATAGTGTGATGAATAATAACTCGAATAATGTCGACATCGATCGAGAGATGACGCTGCTCGCTAAAAATCAGTTGAACTATAATTTCTATATCCAGCAGGTAAATCATGATGTGAAGATGATGCGTACAGCAATCGATGGGAGGGGTTAA
- the codY gene encoding GTP-sensing pleiotropic transcriptional regulator CodY gives MILLAKTRTLNRLLQRAAGGALNFREMAEVLCTTIQADVFVVSRKGKVLGCAAVGPYQHEQLRAIPVAELRFSPACNDRFMGMQETVTNVTPDDGVCEAFPLMSGHEKMTVVPIVGGRERIGTLVLLRSSDPFGDDDLILAEYGSTIVGMEILRERAEEIEVEARSRAVVAVAVGSLSFSELEAVEHIFEELDGKEGLLVASKIADRVGITRSVIVNALRKLESAGVIETRSLGMKGTYIKILNDMLIQELNKKKN, from the coding sequence ATGATTTTACTTGCAAAAACGAGAACGCTTAACCGGCTGCTCCAACGCGCGGCCGGAGGAGCTCTCAATTTCCGGGAGATGGCGGAGGTGCTGTGCACAACCATACAAGCGGATGTATTTGTAGTCAGCAGGAAAGGCAAAGTGCTGGGCTGCGCGGCCGTAGGTCCGTATCAACATGAACAGCTGCGGGCGATACCTGTCGCTGAGCTCAGGTTTTCACCCGCATGCAACGATCGTTTTATGGGGATGCAGGAGACAGTCACCAATGTAACGCCCGATGACGGAGTATGCGAGGCTTTCCCCTTGATGTCCGGACATGAGAAGATGACAGTCGTTCCCATAGTGGGAGGAAGGGAGCGTATTGGGACCCTTGTTTTGTTGAGGAGCTCGGATCCTTTTGGCGATGACGACCTTATTCTTGCCGAATACGGATCTACGATTGTCGGTATGGAAATACTTCGGGAGCGCGCGGAGGAAATCGAAGTCGAGGCGAGAAGCAGGGCTGTCGTTGCGGTAGCAGTTGGCTCTCTGTCTTTTAGCGAGCTGGAGGCTGTCGAGCATATTTTCGAAGAGCTGGATGGCAAAGAAGGTCTCCTGGTAGCATCCAAAATCGCCGACAGAGTCGGAATCACACGGTCCGTTATCGTCAATGCGCTGAGGAAGCTTGAGAGTGCCGGAGTAATTGAAACCCGTTCTTTGGGCATGAAAGGGACATACATCAAAATTTTGAACGACATGCTCATTCAAGAGCTTAACAAGAAAAAAAATTAA
- the hslU gene encoding ATP-dependent protease ATPase subunit HslU → MAHEAMTPRQIVAELDKYIIGQKQAKRSVAVALRNRYRRNRLDDALRDEIVPKNILMIGPTGVGKTEIARRLAKLVNAPFVKVEATKFTEVGYVGRDVESMVRDLVETSIRMVKAEKTEKVRDKAEQLANERIVSMLVPSATKQKSQKNPLEMLFGGNSGQKEPQEEQEESSSVLERRKSVREQLEAGKLEQDIIEIEVEDTSPNMLDMLSGQGGEGMGMGMNIQEMFGQLMPRRTKKRKLPVKEARKALIQEEANKLIDMDDVISESVSRAEQSGIIFIDEIDKIASSSRGSGPDVSREGVQRDILPIVEGSTVMTKYGPVKTDYVLFIAAGAFHIAKPSDLIPELQGRFPIRVELTNLSLEDFVKILTEPKNALTTQYTALLETEGIRIEFSDEAIRELASIAADVNKNTENIGARRLHTILEKLLEDLSFEAPELSLDHMLITAEYVREKLGNIAKNRDLSQYIL, encoded by the coding sequence ATGGCACACGAAGCAATGACACCAAGGCAAATTGTTGCGGAGCTTGATAAATATATCATCGGACAGAAGCAAGCGAAACGCTCTGTCGCAGTTGCTTTGCGCAACCGCTACCGGAGAAATCGGCTGGATGATGCACTGCGGGATGAAATCGTTCCGAAGAATATTTTGATGATCGGCCCTACGGGCGTCGGCAAGACCGAGATTGCACGCAGACTTGCAAAGCTGGTCAATGCTCCTTTCGTTAAGGTGGAAGCCACGAAGTTTACGGAGGTCGGATATGTCGGCCGCGACGTGGAATCGATGGTGAGGGATCTTGTCGAGACGTCCATCCGGATGGTGAAAGCCGAGAAGACCGAGAAGGTTCGGGATAAAGCGGAGCAATTGGCCAATGAGCGGATTGTTTCCATGCTTGTACCGTCCGCGACTAAACAGAAGTCGCAGAAAAATCCGCTTGAAATGCTGTTCGGCGGAAATTCGGGACAGAAGGAACCGCAGGAGGAACAGGAAGAGAGCTCATCTGTGCTTGAGCGGCGCAAGAGTGTGCGGGAACAGCTCGAAGCCGGTAAGCTGGAGCAGGATATTATCGAAATCGAAGTCGAAGATACATCTCCGAATATGCTGGATATGCTCTCCGGGCAGGGCGGCGAAGGCATGGGGATGGGGATGAACATACAAGAAATGTTCGGTCAATTAATGCCGAGGCGCACCAAGAAGCGCAAGCTGCCGGTTAAAGAGGCGCGTAAGGCGCTTATACAAGAAGAAGCGAACAAGCTGATCGACATGGATGATGTGATTTCCGAATCGGTAAGCCGGGCTGAACAGTCGGGTATTATTTTTATCGACGAAATCGATAAAATCGCCAGCAGCTCGCGCGGCTCCGGACCCGATGTTTCACGCGAGGGCGTCCAAAGGGATATACTGCCGATTGTTGAAGGCTCGACCGTCATGACCAAATACGGACCGGTCAAGACCGATTATGTTTTGTTCATTGCCGCAGGTGCTTTTCACATCGCGAAACCGTCCGATCTGATCCCGGAGCTCCAGGGACGATTTCCGATTCGCGTCGAGCTGACAAATTTAAGCCTCGAAGATTTTGTAAAAATACTGACTGAACCGAAAAATGCGCTCACAACGCAATATACGGCGCTGCTCGAGACAGAAGGCATACGCATCGAATTTTCGGATGAAGCTATTCGCGAGCTTGCCTCTATTGCTGCGGACGTAAATAAGAACACCGAAAATATCGGTGCAAGGCGGCTGCATACGATTTTGGAAAAGCTGCTTGAGGATCTCTCATTCGAAGCCCCGGAGCTTTCACTCGATCACATGTTGATTACAGCGGAATATGTTCGGGAGAAACTGGGCAACATTGCGAAAAACAGAGATTTGAGTCAATATATACTGTAA
- the hslV gene encoding ATP-dependent protease subunit HslV has protein sequence MEMQFHATTICAVRHNGKGAIAGDGQVTFGNSMVMKHQAKKVRRLYRGQVVAGFAGSVADAISLFEKFESKLEEHHGNLQRAAVELAKDWRSDRVLRRLEAMMIVMDATGMLLISGNGEIIEPDDGILAIGSGGSFALAAARALSKHAGQLEAKEMARSALEIAADICVFTNRNIIVEEIE, from the coding sequence ATGGAAATGCAGTTTCATGCTACTACGATTTGCGCGGTTCGTCATAACGGCAAAGGGGCGATCGCTGGAGACGGACAAGTGACATTCGGCAACAGTATGGTTATGAAGCATCAGGCCAAGAAAGTCCGGCGGTTATACCGCGGTCAAGTGGTAGCGGGATTTGCCGGCTCGGTTGCGGATGCAATCTCGTTGTTCGAGAAGTTTGAAAGCAAGCTGGAAGAGCATCACGGCAATTTGCAGCGTGCAGCTGTTGAGCTTGCCAAGGACTGGCGTTCTGACCGCGTGCTTCGCAGACTGGAAGCAATGATGATTGTCATGGATGCCACCGGAATGCTGCTGATTTCAGGCAATGGAGAAATTATCGAGCCAGACGACGGCATTTTGGCCATCGGTTCCGGCGGAAGCTTTGCACTTGCCGCCGCGCGGGCGCTCAGTAAGCATGCCGGCCAGCTTGAAGCGAAGGAAATGGCAAGGTCCGCTTTGGAAATTGCCGCCGATATTTGCGTGTTCACAAACCGGAATATTATCGTTGAAGAAATAGAGTAG
- the trmFO gene encoding FADH(2)-oxidizing methylenetetrahydrofolate--tRNA-(uracil(54)-C(5))-methyltransferase TrmFO, with protein sequence MSELQRVTVIGAGLAGSEAAWQIASQGVPVTLYEMRPETKTPAHHTNKFAELVCSNSLRANGLANAVGVLKEEMRRMNSLILDCADRNAVPAGGALAVDRDGFSGDVTSRLKEHPLVDVRCEEITDIPAESIVVVATGPLTAPKLSARIQSLLGQEYFYFYDAAAPIVEKDSIDMSKVYLASRYDKGEAAYLNCPMTEEEFEVFYNALITAEKAELKDFEKEQYFEGCMPVEVIASRGKQTLLFGPMKPVGLVNPHTGKLPHAVVQLRQDNAAGTLYNLVGFQTHLKWGEQKRVLGLIPGLEQAEFVRFGVMHRNTFINSPKLLRPTYQFMKRDTLFFAGQMTGVEGYVESAASGLIAGLNAGRLAQGLDPLVFPEDTALGSMAHYITTADFKHFQPMNANFGLFPPLEKRIRGKKEKNEAIAARALDQLARFTQQYADRIVVETPRE encoded by the coding sequence TTGTCCGAATTACAACGTGTAACGGTCATCGGAGCGGGGCTTGCGGGGAGCGAAGCTGCTTGGCAGATAGCATCGCAAGGCGTGCCCGTTACTCTTTACGAAATGCGTCCGGAGACCAAAACGCCGGCGCATCATACGAATAAATTTGCTGAGCTCGTTTGCAGCAACAGCTTGCGCGCAAACGGGCTTGCCAACGCTGTCGGCGTTTTGAAGGAAGAAATGAGGAGAATGAATTCGCTCATTCTGGATTGCGCCGATCGTAACGCCGTTCCGGCAGGCGGCGCGCTCGCGGTCGACCGCGACGGTTTCTCGGGTGATGTTACAAGCCGCCTGAAGGAGCATCCGCTTGTTGATGTGCGATGTGAGGAGATAACGGACATTCCCGCTGAAAGCATCGTTGTTGTAGCGACTGGTCCTCTCACCGCACCCAAGCTCTCGGCCAGGATTCAATCGCTGCTTGGCCAGGAATATTTCTATTTCTACGATGCCGCGGCGCCGATTGTGGAGAAAGACTCTATCGACATGAGCAAGGTGTATCTTGCTTCACGTTATGATAAGGGTGAGGCTGCATACCTAAACTGCCCGATGACAGAGGAAGAATTCGAGGTATTTTACAATGCGCTTATTACGGCCGAGAAGGCTGAACTCAAGGATTTTGAGAAGGAACAATATTTTGAAGGCTGCATGCCTGTAGAAGTCATAGCAAGCCGAGGCAAACAAACGCTGTTATTCGGTCCGATGAAGCCGGTCGGTCTTGTCAATCCTCACACCGGCAAGCTGCCGCATGCGGTCGTGCAGCTAAGACAGGATAATGCCGCCGGCACGCTGTATAATCTGGTCGGCTTTCAGACGCATCTCAAGTGGGGCGAACAGAAGCGAGTGCTGGGGCTTATTCCCGGCTTGGAACAAGCGGAATTCGTCCGTTTCGGTGTGATGCACCGCAATACGTTCATCAATTCGCCCAAGCTGCTTCGGCCTACCTACCAATTTATGAAGCGCGACACGTTATTCTTTGCCGGGCAGATGACGGGTGTCGAGGGCTACGTTGAATCTGCGGCTTCGGGATTAATTGCCGGACTGAATGCCGGACGTCTTGCACAGGGGCTCGATCCGTTAGTATTTCCGGAAGACACTGCACTTGGCAGCATGGCACATTATATAACGACGGCTGACTTTAAACATTTTCAACCGATGAATGCCAACTTTGGTTTATTTCCGCCTCTTGAGAAGCGGATCCGCGGAAAAAAAGAAAAAAATGAAGCGATCGCAGCCCGTGCCTTGGACCAATTGGCACGTTTTACACAGCAGTATGCAGACCGCATCGTAGTTGAAACGCCACGCGAATAA
- the topA gene encoding type I DNA topoisomerase has translation MADSLVIVESPAKAKTIGKYLGSKFIVKASMGHIRDLPKSQIGVEVENDFNPKYITIRGKGSVLKELKDASKKVKKVYLAADPDREGEAIAWHLAHYLEINESDSCRVVFNEITKQAVKDAFKTPRPINMDLVNAQQARRILDRLVGYKISPLLWKKVKKGLSAGRVQSVAVKLIIDRENEIDAFVPEEYWTITAQLKHGAASFEAKFHSLNGEKRELGSERDVEEVLRAMGSSLYTVADVREKERLRNPAPPFITSSLQQEAARKLGFRASKTMSVAQQLYEGVDLGKEGTVGLITYMRTDSTRISPVAQEEAKGYIEQKYGAPYAPEQPRVYAKKNSNAQDAHEAVRPTSVHRDPDTVKEFLSRDQFRLYKLVWERFVASQMTSAVLDTMTVDLSVGTATFRAVGSKVKFQGFMKIYVEGNDDGSTEEEKFLPPLAVGDVAEQEALDPKQHFTQPPPRYSEARLVRTMEEVGIGRPSTYAPTLETIQKRGYVAMEEKKFIPTELGELVIQLMEEFFPEILDAEFTAHMEEDLDHVEDGKEDWVRVLGSFYESFEKRLVVAEDEMKEIEIQDEVSDETCEKCGRHLVYKMGRFGKFLACSGFPECRNTKPIVKDIGVACPKCAAGKIIERRSKKGRFFYGCDQYPGCDYVSWDKPAAKACPECSSLMVEKRNRSGAKLQCTQCEHNEEVLEEQDHAEV, from the coding sequence ATGGCGGATTCATTAGTTATAGTCGAATCACCGGCAAAAGCGAAAACAATCGGCAAATATTTAGGCAGCAAATTCATCGTCAAAGCCTCGATGGGCCATATTCGCGATTTGCCCAAAAGCCAAATCGGCGTTGAAGTCGAGAATGATTTCAACCCCAAATATATAACGATCCGCGGAAAAGGCAGCGTTCTCAAAGAACTTAAAGACGCAAGCAAGAAAGTGAAAAAAGTGTATCTCGCGGCCGACCCCGATCGCGAGGGTGAAGCGATAGCCTGGCATTTGGCGCATTATCTGGAGATCAACGAGAGCGATTCGTGCAGAGTCGTATTTAATGAAATAACAAAGCAAGCCGTCAAGGATGCCTTCAAGACGCCGCGCCCGATCAATATGGATCTTGTGAACGCTCAGCAGGCGCGGCGCATCCTGGATAGGCTTGTCGGTTATAAAATCAGCCCTCTCCTTTGGAAAAAAGTCAAGAAGGGGCTTTCTGCCGGTCGTGTCCAGTCCGTAGCGGTTAAACTTATTATCGACCGCGAGAATGAAATCGACGCGTTCGTGCCGGAAGAATATTGGACGATCACGGCGCAGCTGAAGCATGGCGCAGCGTCCTTCGAAGCGAAGTTTCATTCCCTGAACGGAGAGAAACGGGAGCTTGGGAGCGAGCGGGACGTCGAGGAAGTGCTTCGTGCAATGGGTTCTTCACTGTATACCGTGGCCGACGTCAGAGAAAAAGAACGGCTGCGGAACCCGGCGCCGCCTTTTATTACAAGTTCGCTTCAACAGGAAGCGGCGCGCAAGCTCGGCTTCCGCGCTTCCAAAACGATGTCGGTCGCTCAACAGCTGTATGAGGGCGTCGATCTGGGCAAAGAAGGGACAGTCGGGTTGATCACTTACATGCGTACCGACTCTACCCGTATTTCGCCTGTCGCGCAGGAAGAGGCGAAAGGCTATATCGAGCAGAAGTATGGCGCTCCTTATGCGCCTGAACAGCCTCGCGTCTATGCAAAGAAAAACAGCAATGCGCAGGATGCCCATGAAGCGGTTCGTCCGACATCCGTGCATCGCGATCCCGACACTGTAAAAGAGTTTTTGAGCCGCGACCAGTTCCGGCTATACAAGCTTGTTTGGGAGCGGTTTGTAGCCAGCCAAATGACATCAGCCGTACTCGATACGATGACGGTGGATTTGTCGGTAGGTACCGCTACGTTCAGGGCGGTTGGCTCGAAGGTGAAATTCCAAGGATTTATGAAAATTTACGTCGAAGGCAATGACGACGGCTCGACGGAAGAGGAAAAGTTTCTTCCACCGCTTGCAGTCGGTGATGTCGCTGAGCAGGAAGCTTTGGATCCGAAGCAGCATTTTACCCAGCCCCCTCCGCGTTATTCGGAAGCCCGGCTGGTACGTACGATGGAGGAAGTCGGTATCGGACGTCCAAGCACCTACGCGCCGACGCTTGAGACCATCCAGAAACGCGGATATGTGGCGATGGAAGAGAAGAAGTTCATTCCGACGGAGCTCGGAGAGCTTGTTATTCAGCTTATGGAAGAGTTTTTTCCGGAAATTCTCGATGCCGAATTTACCGCCCACATGGAAGAAGACCTTGACCATGTAGAAGACGGTAAAGAGGATTGGGTGCGTGTTCTCGGTTCTTTCTACGAATCGTTCGAGAAGCGGCTTGTAGTGGCTGAGGACGAGATGAAGGAAATAGAAATTCAAGACGAAGTGTCTGATGAGACTTGCGAGAAGTGCGGCCGTCATCTGGTCTACAAGATGGGCCGTTTCGGCAAGTTTCTCGCTTGCTCCGGGTTTCCGGAGTGCCGCAATACGAAGCCGATTGTGAAAGATATCGGCGTGGCATGTCCCAAGTGCGCCGCCGGCAAGATTATCGAACGCCGCAGCAAGAAAGGGCGCTTCTTCTATGGCTGCGATCAATATCCGGGATGCGATTATGTTTCTTGGGATAAACCGGCTGCCAAAGCGTGCCCCGAATGCAGCAGCCTGATGGTAGAGAAGCGCAACCGGAGCGGTGCGAAACTTCAGTGTACGCAATGTGAACATAACGAAGAAGTACTCGAAGAGCAGGACCATGCAGAAGTATAA
- the dprA gene encoding DNA-processing protein DprA has product MLITLHEIPGIGWQTIRKAVEYGGWHTYGRFTPEAWSSSVGLRPEQAEAAAEAFHAANETLRNERFAQLGVSVITRFDEAYPALLKQIPQPPWVLYAIGNTELLTRPAIAIVGTRGPTAYGRRTAEDLAERLSARGLTVVSGLAKGIDGFAHQGALLQKGGTIAVLGTPIDKIYPPENRSLYRDIAYGGNGLVLSEVPIGTPFHPGLFPLRNRIIAGLSLGTVVVEAAERSGSLITADQALDMSRDVFAVPGPISSPKSAGTNKLIRESGAKLVSAVEHILEEYAGRLPLATDGSVREASASQPDTQPLTDDESTIYRLLQDQPRSMDELHELSMFPFGLLHAVLINLTIKRKIEQHPGSIYSVR; this is encoded by the coding sequence ATGCTTATCACATTACACGAAATACCCGGTATAGGCTGGCAGACGATTCGTAAAGCCGTCGAATACGGGGGTTGGCATACTTATGGACGATTTACCCCGGAAGCATGGAGCTCATCGGTCGGGTTACGGCCGGAGCAAGCGGAAGCGGCTGCCGAGGCATTCCATGCTGCAAACGAAACGTTGCGCAACGAACGTTTCGCTCAGCTTGGAGTGAGCGTCATTACCCGGTTCGATGAGGCGTATCCTGCACTGTTGAAGCAAATCCCGCAGCCTCCGTGGGTATTATATGCAATAGGCAATACAGAACTACTGACGCGCCCGGCAATTGCGATAGTGGGCACTAGAGGCCCTACAGCCTACGGACGCCGTACGGCGGAAGATCTGGCAGAGCGACTGTCCGCAAGAGGTTTGACCGTAGTCAGCGGCCTGGCCAAGGGCATCGACGGTTTCGCGCATCAAGGTGCGCTGCTCCAAAAGGGAGGCACGATTGCAGTTCTTGGTACCCCCATCGATAAAATATACCCTCCGGAGAACAGATCGCTGTACAGGGACATTGCTTATGGCGGAAACGGGCTGGTTCTGTCGGAGGTGCCGATTGGAACGCCGTTTCATCCGGGATTGTTTCCCTTGCGCAACCGGATTATCGCAGGGCTGTCTCTCGGGACCGTTGTAGTCGAGGCGGCGGAGCGAAGCGGCTCGCTCATAACGGCGGATCAGGCACTTGATATGTCAAGAGATGTCTTTGCCGTGCCGGGACCGATTTCCTCCCCAAAAAGTGCTGGTACGAACAAGCTCATCAGGGAATCCGGAGCGAAGCTTGTTTCGGCCGTAGAGCATATATTGGAGGAATATGCAGGAAGGCTCCCGCTCGCAACGGACGGGTCTGTTCGAGAAGCGTCCGCATCACAGCCGGACACACAACCGTTAACGGATGATGAGTCGACAATTTATCGTTTGCTGCAGGATCAGCCGCGTTCGATGGACGAACTGCATGAGCTTTCCATGTTCCCGTTTGGACTTTTACACGCAGTTCTGATAAATTTAACTATAAAACGGAAGATTGAACAACATCCCGGTTCCATATATAGTGTAAGGTAA
- the sucD gene encoding succinate--CoA ligase subunit alpha, whose translation MSILVGKDTKVITQGITGKTALFHAKGALDYGTQMVGGTSPGKGGTKVDITLENGETVSLPVFNTVADAVAGTGATASVIYVPPAFAADAIMEAVDAELELVICITEGIPVIDMIKVSRYMEGRKTRLIGPNCPGVITPDECKIGIMPGYIHTKGHVGVVSRSGTLTYEAVHQLSTRGIGQSSAVGIGGDPVKGSEFIDILSMFNEDPDTYAVIMIGEIGGSAEEEAAEWVKANMTKPVVGFIGGATAPPGKRMGHAGAIISGGKGTAAEKISTLEKCGIKVSPTPSEMGSTLVSVLEERGLLEKCITKK comes from the coding sequence ATGAGCATTTTGGTAGGAAAAGATACAAAAGTCATTACACAGGGCATTACGGGTAAAACCGCTCTGTTCCACGCCAAGGGAGCCCTTGACTACGGCACCCAAATGGTCGGAGGAACATCGCCGGGCAAAGGCGGCACGAAGGTGGATATTACGCTTGAGAACGGGGAAACCGTTTCTCTTCCGGTATTCAATACGGTAGCCGACGCCGTTGCAGGGACGGGCGCTACCGCCTCTGTTATCTATGTTCCGCCGGCGTTCGCAGCCGATGCGATCATGGAAGCAGTAGATGCGGAGCTTGAGCTCGTCATTTGCATTACGGAAGGTATTCCTGTAATCGACATGATCAAGGTGTCACGTTACATGGAAGGCCGCAAGACGCGTCTCATCGGACCTAACTGTCCAGGCGTCATTACACCGGACGAATGCAAAATCGGCATTATGCCAGGCTACATCCATACGAAAGGCCATGTCGGCGTCGTATCCCGAAGCGGAACGCTTACCTATGAAGCGGTTCATCAGCTCTCGACGCGAGGCATCGGACAATCGTCCGCAGTGGGCATCGGCGGAGATCCGGTCAAAGGCTCCGAGTTCATCGATATTCTTAGCATGTTCAATGAAGATCCGGACACCTACGCAGTCATTATGATCGGTGAAATCGGCGGATCCGCCGAGGAAGAAGCTGCGGAGTGGGTTAAAGCAAACATGACGAAGCCTGTCGTCGGCTTCATCGGCGGGGCAACGGCTCCTCCGGGCAAACGGATGGGTCATGCCGGGGCAATCATATCCGGTGGTAAAGGAACGGCCGCAGAGAAGATCTCTACACTTGAGAAATGCGGTATAAAAGTGTCGCCGACACCTTCGGAGATGGGCTCTACACTCGTTAGCGTTCTTGAAGAGCGCGGACTTCTGGAGAAGTGCATTACGAAGAAATAA
- the sucC gene encoding ADP-forming succinate--CoA ligase subunit beta: MNIHEYQGKAVLKQYGVVVPEGKVAFSVDEAVEAAKSLGTPVVVVKAQIHAGGRGKAGGVKVAKNLDEVRAYASEILGKVLVTHQTGPEGKEVKRLLIEQGCDIKKEYYIGLVVDRGTGRIVMMASEEGGTEIEEVAEHSPEKIFKEVIDPAVGMQPFQAKKLAYAINIPNELVNKAAQFMLSLYAAFVDKDCSIAEINPLVVTGDGNVMALDAKLNFDSNALYRHKDILELRDLEEEDEKEIQASKFDLSYIALDGNIGCMVNGAGLAMATMDIIKYYGGDPANFLDVGGGATKEKVTEAFKIILSDEKVKGIFVNIFGGIMKCDIIADGVIAAAKELGLNRPLVVRLEGTNVELGKKMLNESGLNIVAADSMADGAQKIVALVK, encoded by the coding sequence ATGAATATCCATGAGTATCAAGGCAAAGCGGTATTGAAACAATACGGGGTCGTCGTTCCTGAAGGTAAGGTGGCGTTCTCTGTCGACGAAGCGGTGGAAGCGGCTAAGTCGCTCGGCACACCGGTTGTCGTCGTAAAGGCGCAAATCCATGCAGGTGGACGCGGTAAAGCGGGCGGCGTTAAGGTCGCCAAAAATTTGGACGAGGTGCGCGCATACGCCAGCGAAATTCTCGGTAAAGTGCTTGTCACCCATCAAACGGGTCCTGAAGGTAAAGAAGTGAAGCGCCTGCTTATCGAGCAAGGCTGCGACATTAAGAAAGAGTACTACATCGGCCTCGTTGTCGATCGCGGCACCGGACGGATCGTCATGATGGCATCCGAAGAGGGCGGCACGGAGATTGAAGAAGTCGCCGAGCACTCCCCGGAGAAAATTTTTAAAGAAGTCATAGATCCTGCTGTCGGCATGCAGCCGTTCCAAGCCAAAAAGCTGGCCTATGCGATCAATATTCCGAACGAGCTGGTGAACAAAGCGGCTCAATTCATGCTGTCGCTGTATGCCGCATTTGTGGACAAGGACTGCTCGATTGCCGAGATCAACCCGCTCGTCGTTACCGGCGACGGCAATGTCATGGCGCTTGACGCCAAGCTGAATTTCGATTCCAACGCGCTCTACCGCCATAAAGATATCCTCGAGCTGCGGGATCTGGAAGAAGAAGACGAGAAGGAAATCCAAGCGTCCAAGTTCGACCTCAGCTATATCGCGCTCGACGGCAACATCGGCTGTATGGTTAATGGCGCCGGTCTGGCCATGGCAACGATGGACATTATCAAATATTACGGCGGCGACCCGGCGAACTTCCTCGATGTAGGGGGCGGCGCTACGAAAGAGAAAGTTACGGAAGCCTTCAAAATCATTCTCTCCGACGAGAAAGTGAAGGGCATTTTCGTTAACATTTTCGGCGGCATCATGAAGTGCGACATTATTGCCGACGGCGTTATCGCAGCGGCTAAAGAGCTTGGCTTGAACCGTCCGCTGGTGGTCCGGCTGGAAGGCACGAACGTGGAGCTTGGCAAAAAAATGCTGAACGAATCCGGACTGAACATCGTGGCCGCAGACTCCATGGCCGACGGCGCGCAAAAAATCGTCGCGCTCGTGAAGTAA